A window from Drosophila subobscura isolate 14011-0131.10 chromosome O, UCBerk_Dsub_1.0, whole genome shotgun sequence encodes these proteins:
- the LOC117899048 gene encoding outer dense fiber protein 3-B, producing the protein MAVRPVGPGPGAYMLPPTLGYDRHDSRKQRLPQYSFGMRTNFQGRNIGPGAGAYKVDKLTRYGKAGGLEYSIAPRLNTIDKRFGPGPGAHDVHLKPFFTGINAPSYSMGLRTDYNFKRHGPGPNAYKYDVNTVKQAAPAYSMGLQTKTLTKGMSPGPAAYAPGDINVNLTRAPQYSMSPRVGLATKGVGPGPNFYDLMYYRPGKSGQAYSFGVRHSQFAPPMIVRCDNM; encoded by the exons atggCGGTGCGGCCTGTAG GACCTGGCCCAGGCGCTTATATGCTGCCACCCACTTTGGGCTACGATCGTCACGATTCGCGTAAGCAGCGTCTACCCCAGTATTCCTTCGGAATGCGAACCAACTTTCAGGGGAGGAACATTGGACCTGGTGCAGGTGCCTACAAGGTCGACAAGCTGACGAGATATGGCAAGGCTGGTGGCTTGGAGTACTCGATAGCTCCGCGGTTGAATACCATTG ATAAAAGATTTGGTCCTGGACCCGGGGCACACGATGTGCATCTAAAGCCTTTTTTCACGGGCATCAATGCACCGTCCTACTCCATGGGTCTGCGCACGGACTACAATTTCAAGAGGCACGGACCTGGTCCGAATGCCTACAAGTATGACGTCAACACCGTAAAACAAGCCGCGCCAGCGTATAGCAT GGGACTGCAAACAAAGACGCTCACAAAGGGAATGTCACCTGGTCCTGCTGCCTACGCTCCTGGCGATATCAATGTGAACTTGACACGCGCCCCGCAATACTCAATGTCGCCGCGAGTGGGCCTCGCGACTAAGGGCGTGGGTCCTGGCCCCAACTTCTACGATCTGATGTACTACCGTCCCGGCAAATCTGGACAGGCCTACTCGTTCGGTGTGCGCCACTCGCAGTTCGCGCCGCCCATGATAGTTAGGTGTGATAACATGTAA